The following coding sequences lie in one Silvanigrella aquatica genomic window:
- the folE2 gene encoding GTP cyclohydrolase FolE2: protein MQDTQNIRDQRMVKISKVGIKEVSHPLFFYDRDEKESAALPSTGVFSFFVELPAEKKGTHMSRFPSILYEFAPYFNLKKFEHMAHEINEKLQSDTAFIETKFTYFYEKFAPVSKTRGLTDIKVALKIKAKKNSKNTETQLTLQIPVTSLCPCSKAISENGAHSQRSHMTLSLWNPKLSIKECIEVAEKAASCAIYPVLKRVDEKFVTEKAYNTPRFVEDLVREAAIQLKEKNCALRFEVSAENFESIHNHNAWAMVKSDDL, encoded by the coding sequence ATGCAAGATACACAAAATATTCGCGATCAAAGAATGGTAAAAATTTCCAAAGTAGGAATTAAAGAAGTCTCTCATCCCCTCTTTTTTTATGATCGTGATGAAAAGGAATCTGCCGCCTTGCCAAGCACAGGAGTGTTTTCTTTTTTTGTAGAGCTCCCTGCCGAAAAAAAAGGCACTCATATGAGTCGCTTCCCTTCTATCTTATATGAGTTTGCCCCTTATTTTAATTTAAAAAAATTTGAACATATGGCTCATGAAATCAATGAAAAATTACAAAGTGACACTGCTTTTATTGAAACAAAATTCACTTATTTTTACGAAAAATTTGCTCCTGTTTCAAAAACGCGAGGATTAACCGACATTAAAGTTGCTTTAAAAATTAAAGCGAAAAAAAACTCTAAAAATACAGAAACGCAACTGACACTTCAAATTCCTGTAACGAGCCTTTGCCCTTGTAGCAAAGCTATTTCAGAGAATGGGGCACACAGCCAACGCAGCCATATGACTCTTTCCCTTTGGAATCCTAAATTATCCATAAAAGAATGTATTGAAGTTGCTGAAAAAGCAGCGAGTTGTGCTATTTATCCTGTCTTAAAAAGAGTAGACGAAAAGTTTGTCACCGAAAAAGCCTACAATACGCCCCGTTTTGTTGAAGACCTCGTGCGCGAGGCTGCCATCCAACTTAAAGAAAAAAACTGCGCTCTGCGCTTTGAAGTCAGTGCCGAAAACTTTGAATCCATTCATAACCATAACGCTTGGGCGATGGTTAAGAGTGATGATCTTTAA
- the frr gene encoding ribosome recycling factor, with translation MDKKQLVDKVKEGMDKTIHSLQSDLQKVRTGRASASLLDDVRVDSYGDKVPLNQVATLATPEARLITVNPFDKSMLPIVEKAILTSGLGLTPNNDGKIIRIPIPALSEDRRKDLAKQVKKIGEEAKIAVRHHRQEGNTKAKASQKEHGWSEDEVKRANEDVQKLTDSYVKKVDEICSVKEKEVLTV, from the coding sequence ATGGATAAAAAACAACTTGTTGATAAAGTAAAAGAAGGCATGGACAAAACGATTCATTCTTTACAATCTGATTTGCAAAAAGTGCGCACCGGAAGAGCATCTGCTTCTTTGCTTGATGATGTCAGAGTCGACTCCTATGGGGATAAGGTACCTTTAAATCAGGTCGCTACTTTAGCAACTCCAGAAGCGCGTCTCATTACTGTGAATCCCTTTGATAAAAGCATGTTACCTATTGTTGAAAAAGCTATTTTAACATCCGGTTTAGGATTAACACCTAACAACGATGGCAAAATCATCCGTATTCCAATTCCTGCTCTTTCCGAAGATCGCCGTAAGGATCTCGCAAAACAAGTGAAGAAAATTGGTGAAGAAGCGAAAATTGCAGTTCGTCATCATAGACAAGAAGGCAATACAAAAGCAAAAGCTTCACAAAAAGAGCACGGTTGGTCAGAAGATGAAGTCAAACGCGCCAATGAAGATGTACAAAAATTAACCGATTCTTATGTAAAAAAAGTCGATGAAATTTGCTCTGTAAAAGAAAAAGAAGTTTTAACTGTTTAA
- a CDS encoding sensor histidine kinase: protein MLTGNPLKFERVFSNIISNAIEAMNHKGFIWINSKEILINNKYFVEFCIGNNNSYISKLDLKNIFDNFYTKNKKIGTGLGLAIAKKIISENGGEIWCTSDKNQDFPLGKVEFYFTIPSICTHL, encoded by the coding sequence ATGTTAACAGGAAACCCCCTAAAGTTCGAACGGGTCTTTTCAAATATAATTTCCAATGCAATTGAGGCAATGAATCACAAAGGCTTCATTTGGATTAATTCTAAAGAAATTTTAATTAATAATAAATACTTTGTTGAATTTTGTATTGGAAATAATAACTCCTATATTTCTAAATTAGATTTGAAAAATATTTTCGATAATTTTTATACAAAAAATAAAAAAATCGGAACTGGATTAGGGCTTGCAATAGCAAAAAAAATAATTTCTGAAAATGGCGGAGAAATTTGGTGTACTTCTGATAAAAATCAAGATTTTCCACTCGGAAAGGTTGAATTTTATTTTACAATTCCTTCAATTTGTACTCATCTTTAA
- the nadB gene encoding L-aspartate oxidase, whose amino-acid sequence MAKKASIQVGEHIYFDFLVIGSGVAGASVALKLSALGKVGLLCKETLFDCNTQWAQGGIASVLSENDSYESHTQDTLVAGAGLCHEKTVRKVVSAGPKAIEELIDMGVAFTPNDQQNHHDYEFHLAQEAAHSARRIIHADDMTGAALQKTLVKKISENKNISIFEFHTAIDLIVTDKVSPDFSRNRVLGSYVINEKNNIISAFIAKATILATGGHGKLYLYTTNPDVAAGDGVAMAWRAGARVANLEFMQFHPTCLYSPRVKNFLISEALRGEGAILKSKSGKRFMENEHPLKELAPRDIVARAIDAEIKKTGEPFVYLDISHKDPEFIKTHFPGIYSKCLGLGINITTDPIPVVPAAHYSCGGIVTDMRGRTGVKALWAIGEVACTGLHGANRLASNSLLEGLVFAEFVYEDIQILWPDLQHYISPEIPKWQLGKAGEPDEMVVISQLWDEIRRTMWNYVSIVRTEKRLARAAARIDQICQEIETYYWNIIPSRALIEVRNLAAVAQLTVKCARMRKESRGIHYSLDYPYTDDINYKKDTVVLS is encoded by the coding sequence GTGGCAAAAAAAGCATCTATTCAAGTTGGCGAACATATTTATTTTGATTTCCTTGTCATCGGAAGCGGGGTGGCGGGAGCTTCTGTGGCCTTAAAATTGAGTGCTTTAGGAAAAGTGGGTTTATTATGCAAAGAAACTCTTTTTGACTGCAATACCCAATGGGCTCAAGGAGGAATTGCTTCTGTTCTCAGTGAAAATGACAGCTATGAATCACATACTCAAGACACTTTAGTTGCGGGAGCAGGATTATGCCACGAAAAAACCGTGCGTAAAGTTGTCAGTGCAGGCCCCAAAGCCATTGAAGAATTAATTGATATGGGTGTTGCTTTTACACCGAACGATCAGCAAAATCATCACGATTATGAATTTCATTTAGCTCAGGAAGCGGCACACAGCGCACGACGCATTATCCATGCCGATGACATGACAGGCGCAGCCCTTCAAAAAACACTTGTAAAAAAAATATCTGAAAATAAAAATATCTCTATTTTTGAATTTCATACAGCAATTGATCTTATTGTAACAGATAAAGTATCTCCTGATTTCTCAAGAAATAGAGTATTAGGATCTTATGTGATTAATGAAAAAAATAATATTATATCGGCATTTATTGCAAAAGCGACCATTTTAGCTACAGGTGGACATGGAAAACTTTACTTATATACCACCAATCCCGATGTCGCCGCGGGTGATGGCGTTGCTATGGCCTGGCGCGCAGGAGCGCGTGTTGCCAATCTAGAATTTATGCAATTTCACCCGACTTGTTTATATAGTCCAAGGGTAAAAAACTTTTTAATTTCCGAAGCACTGCGCGGTGAAGGAGCTATTTTAAAATCTAAAAGTGGAAAAAGATTTATGGAAAATGAACATCCACTTAAAGAACTCGCTCCACGTGACATTGTAGCTCGCGCTATCGATGCCGAAATTAAAAAAACGGGAGAACCTTTTGTTTACTTAGATATTTCTCACAAAGATCCTGAGTTTATAAAAACACATTTTCCAGGAATTTATTCAAAATGTTTAGGTCTTGGAATAAATATCACAACCGATCCTATCCCTGTAGTTCCCGCAGCACATTACAGTTGTGGCGGCATTGTGACTGACATGCGGGGCAGAACGGGAGTCAAAGCTCTTTGGGCTATTGGCGAAGTGGCTTGTACAGGACTTCATGGCGCAAACCGCTTGGCCTCAAATTCATTATTAGAAGGCCTGGTATTTGCCGAATTTGTTTATGAAGATATACAGATTTTATGGCCTGATCTTCAACATTATATTTCTCCAGAAATTCCAAAATGGCAATTAGGAAAAGCTGGTGAGCCCGATGAGATGGTTGTAATCAGTCAACTTTGGGATGAAATCCGCAGAACAATGTGGAATTATGTCAGTATCGTGCGGACAGAAAAAAGATTGGCACGCGCAGCAGCACGGATTGATCAAATTTGCCAAGAGATAGAAACTTATTACTGGAACATTATTCCCAGCCGCGCTTTAATTGAAGTGAGAAATCTTGCTGCCGTGGCTCAATTAACTGTGAAATGCGCAAGAATGAGAAAGGAAAGTCGTGGAATTCATTACTCTCTCGATTATCCTTACACAGATGACATAAATTATAAAAAAGATACTGTTGTCCTGAGTTAA
- a CDS encoding metallophosphoesterase, with the protein MFLKMLFSISVALFVTLIGHYYLYLRLVDPIFGKSTLWITIFICLWSITFFGFIILRIVPHFLRKIFELIMFIWMGVAFLFTIVCLLTSPINMYLKATHQSTIHLCFFVIFSGTILTLYAMYLALKRPEVIHTHIKVKSILPNNIKNLKFVVLSDIHVSGLIGKKRMKYLAETVNSLNPDIIFITGDLMDGSLNQLKKEIAPLGDLYAKYGIFYITGNHEYYSGPQNWKHHFADKFKWKVISNSSQTVTIDNIAINILGIEDRHWLSYEKIPRKLDKRLQQAVNHLNFNGAPKEEALNILLAHQPKDARLLAHFPFIDLQISGHTHGGQIWPLQYIVKKDQKYVKGLYQINSNQQIYVNQGTGFWGPPMRLGTNCEITLMTFFSK; encoded by the coding sequence ATGTTTTTAAAAATGCTTTTTTCAATTTCTGTTGCTTTATTTGTTACTTTAATTGGGCATTATTATTTATATCTTAGACTTGTAGATCCTATTTTTGGCAAAAGCACACTTTGGATCACAATATTTATCTGCCTCTGGTCAATCACTTTTTTTGGTTTTATTATATTGCGCATTGTCCCTCATTTTTTGAGAAAGATATTTGAACTCATCATGTTTATCTGGATGGGTGTGGCATTTTTATTTACAATTGTTTGCCTTCTCACCTCTCCCATAAATATGTATTTAAAAGCAACTCATCAAAGTACAATTCATCTTTGTTTCTTTGTAATTTTTTCAGGAACTATTTTAACACTTTACGCAATGTACTTAGCATTAAAAAGGCCTGAAGTCATTCATACGCACATTAAAGTAAAAAGCATACTCCCCAATAACATTAAAAATTTAAAATTTGTTGTACTCAGCGATATTCATGTTTCAGGTCTTATTGGCAAAAAAAGAATGAAGTATTTAGCAGAAACTGTAAATTCATTAAATCCAGATATTATTTTTATCACAGGTGATTTAATGGATGGCTCTTTAAATCAACTTAAGAAAGAAATTGCTCCCTTGGGAGATCTTTATGCAAAATATGGAATTTTTTATATCACAGGTAACCATGAATATTATAGTGGACCACAAAATTGGAAACATCATTTTGCCGATAAATTTAAATGGAAAGTAATTTCTAATTCTTCACAAACTGTAACAATTGATAATATTGCAATAAATATTTTAGGAATTGAAGATAGACATTGGCTAAGTTATGAAAAAATTCCGCGAAAGTTAGATAAAAGGCTACAACAAGCGGTGAATCATTTAAATTTCAATGGTGCTCCTAAAGAAGAAGCTTTAAATATTTTACTGGCGCATCAACCCAAAGACGCCCGGCTTTTAGCACATTTTCCTTTTATAGATCTGCAAATTTCGGGTCATACCCATGGAGGACAAATATGGCCATTGCAATATATTGTAAAAAAAGATCAAAAATACGTAAAAGGCTTATATCAAATTAATTCAAATCAACAAATTTATGTCAATCAAGGTACAGGTTTTTGGGGTCCACCCATGCGTCTTGGCACAAATTGTGAAATTACTTTAATGACATTCTTTTCTAAATAA
- a CDS encoding general secretion pathway protein GspK: protein MELKKIIHKIRNKQKGFALIFVLVFVAMIMGVISDIVYQTQVGARSAIEERNALDAQSTALTGIEFAKLMLSLSILSEKYQGNPLIPIPKNMYNLLNGQPIGSSGLQKLEELSGAKISGAISPSIQEALKVVPGYFVLNISSENAKFNLNTLQSNFSATAQKALLRIFSAPDSQKFLETLGYTPQQLVDNLTSYIKISTTNNYLQNTTQKDYDAIGAKYRPKNAALESLEELRRIPGFHIDDIYEMYSPYFTIWPISGKASQSLNLNSVPIELITALLTPQAQEIIDQDWDKFEIFQDKSGFKDNISDWFSKNLSGFKGNSDSEDIAKNFFGNKDTIFKVESRGVVNGVEKTLVVILQQKTSAAQPNTNNSANNKDNQNTNNSANNKDNPNTNQPPNSNNNTNKPQDPPNFTILYSSWK, encoded by the coding sequence ATGGAATTAAAAAAAATTATTCATAAAATAAGAAATAAACAAAAAGGTTTCGCATTAATTTTTGTCTTAGTCTTTGTTGCTATGATTATGGGTGTAATTAGTGATATTGTTTACCAAACTCAAGTCGGAGCGCGCAGCGCCATCGAAGAAAGAAACGCTCTCGATGCCCAATCCACAGCTTTAACAGGTATTGAATTTGCAAAACTCATGCTCTCATTAAGTATATTATCTGAAAAATACCAAGGAAACCCACTTATTCCTATTCCTAAAAATATGTATAACTTATTAAATGGACAACCTATAGGATCTTCAGGATTACAAAAACTTGAAGAACTTTCTGGCGCAAAAATATCAGGAGCCATCTCACCCAGCATTCAAGAAGCTCTGAAAGTTGTGCCTGGTTACTTTGTCCTAAATATCTCCTCTGAAAATGCAAAATTCAATTTAAATACTTTGCAATCTAATTTTTCAGCTACGGCACAAAAAGCTCTGCTACGTATTTTCTCAGCCCCCGATTCCCAAAAATTTTTAGAAACATTAGGATATACACCTCAGCAATTGGTTGATAACTTAACAAGTTACATTAAAATATCAACAACAAATAACTACTTACAAAATACAACACAAAAAGATTACGATGCCATCGGCGCAAAATACCGACCTAAAAATGCGGCGTTAGAGTCCTTAGAGGAACTGAGACGTATTCCTGGCTTTCATATCGATGATATCTATGAGATGTACTCCCCTTATTTTACAATATGGCCTATTTCAGGTAAGGCGTCACAATCCTTAAATCTAAACTCCGTTCCCATTGAACTGATAACTGCGCTATTAACACCACAAGCCCAAGAAATTATTGATCAAGATTGGGATAAATTTGAAATATTCCAAGATAAAAGTGGGTTTAAAGATAATATTTCTGACTGGTTCTCAAAAAACTTAAGTGGATTCAAAGGAAATTCCGATTCTGAAGATATCGCAAAGAATTTCTTTGGGAACAAAGATACGATTTTTAAAGTAGAATCTAGAGGTGTTGTCAATGGTGTTGAAAAAACGCTTGTGGTTATCTTACAACAAAAAACTTCAGCAGCTCAACCAAATACAAATAATTCAGCAAATAATAAAGACAATCAAAATACAAATAATTCAGCAAATAATAAAGATAATCCAAATACAAATCAACCCCCAAATTCAAACAATAATACGAATAAACCTCAAGATCCTCCAAATTTTACAATTCTATACAGCAGTTGGAAGTAA
- the lpoB gene encoding penicillin-binding protein activator LpoB codes for MLNAKRVLYISPLLVAVSLALSGCTSFQGDYGDPEQAQIIDDRWNPTDATMTVKKMVKDMSAAPWVQNWREDMKKKPTDRPFLLVDDMENRTSEVIDTKALFEDLRSQILNDGKVRFLDGDARNKILNEYKYQQSGVVKKDQIKGPGNQFGADFFLTGAISSIVSKQGGKSSVQYQIEMRLTNISTGELVWSGVEKIRKNFKRSSVGW; via the coding sequence ATGTTAAATGCAAAACGAGTTTTGTATATATCGCCTTTATTAGTTGCTGTTTCATTAGCTTTGTCCGGATGTACTTCTTTTCAAGGAGACTACGGTGATCCCGAGCAAGCGCAAATAATAGACGATCGTTGGAATCCCACCGATGCCACAATGACGGTTAAAAAAATGGTTAAAGATATGTCCGCCGCACCTTGGGTTCAAAATTGGCGTGAAGACATGAAAAAGAAACCAACGGACAGACCTTTTCTTCTTGTCGATGACATGGAAAATCGTACTAGTGAAGTTATTGATACAAAAGCACTTTTTGAAGATCTCAGAAGCCAAATTTTAAATGATGGCAAAGTGCGCTTTTTAGATGGCGACGCGCGTAATAAAATATTAAATGAATATAAATATCAACAGTCCGGTGTTGTTAAAAAAGATCAAATTAAGGGGCCAGGCAATCAGTTTGGTGCCGATTTCTTTTTAACAGGCGCTATTTCCAGCATTGTTTCTAAGCAAGGCGGCAAAAGCTCTGTACAATATCAAATAGAAATGCGACTTACCAATATCTCCACTGGAGAACTGGTATGGAGTGGCGTTGAAAAAATTAGAAAAAACTTTAAAAGAAGCAGCGTAGGCTGGTAA
- a CDS encoding metallophosphoesterase family protein, with amino-acid sequence MRIIQISDLHIKKNKDAILYNANPRKSLELTLEQLLKEKNDFDILLLTGDISDDGSLESYEFVLNLLEKTNKMIYYINGNHDNKNNLISKFSKSIYFRQLDELVINNWLFIGLDSCVEGKDLGFLSNIEIQKCESLIRKYDNSKYNIVLVVHHHLLPVGTPLIDDCPIINSTQLLDIINNNRQIKIVITGHVHNDYSIPINELAKLETGLSSFAQFKKGGSNEVEDIVKGYGYKIFEFTKDFYSTSQVFIKN; translated from the coding sequence GTGAGAATAATACAAATTTCAGATTTGCATATAAAAAAAAATAAGGATGCTATTTTATACAATGCAAATCCAAGAAAAAGTTTAGAATTAACCTTAGAACAATTATTAAAAGAAAAAAATGATTTTGATATATTATTACTCACAGGAGATATTTCGGATGATGGGAGTTTAGAATCCTATGAATTTGTTTTAAATTTATTAGAAAAAACAAATAAAATGATTTATTATATAAATGGTAATCATGATAATAAAAATAATTTAATATCAAAATTTTCAAAGTCGATTTATTTTCGTCAATTAGACGAGTTAGTAATAAATAACTGGTTATTTATTGGTCTTGATTCATGTGTTGAAGGCAAGGATTTGGGTTTTTTATCCAATATTGAAATTCAAAAATGTGAGAGTTTAATTCGGAAATATGATAATTCTAAATATAATATTGTTCTTGTTGTTCATCATCATCTCCTTCCCGTGGGCACGCCTTTAATTGATGATTGTCCTATTATAAATAGCACACAATTATTAGATATTATAAATAACAATAGACAAATAAAAATAGTTATAACAGGGCATGTTCACAATGATTATTCAATTCCAATTAATGAACTTGCAAAGTTAGAAACAGGTCTTTCTTCATTTGCTCAATTTAAAAAAGGAGGTTCAAATGAGGTAGAAGACATTGTTAAAGGTTACGGCTATAAAATATTTGAATTTACAAAAGATTTTTATTCAACTTCACAGGTATTTATAAAAAATTAA
- a CDS encoding OsmC family protein — MSFNLIGQLVVPQSTELTHVYSGTKIKTTPPLDNGGDGSAFSPTDLFAISLGACATTIMSMFAQKNKIPLEHIRFEVDKIMSASPRKIAKIMVKFYIKSSASDDDFKRIMGAGKACPVRVTIQNSVEIEEEYLRV; from the coding sequence ATGTCATTTAATTTAATAGGTCAATTGGTAGTGCCTCAGTCCACAGAACTTACCCATGTTTATTCGGGCACGAAAATTAAAACCACCCCTCCTCTCGACAATGGAGGTGATGGAAGTGCTTTTTCTCCCACAGATTTATTTGCTATTTCTTTAGGTGCTTGTGCAACAACTATAATGTCTATGTTCGCTCAAAAAAATAAAATCCCCTTGGAGCACATTCGTTTTGAAGTCGATAAAATTATGTCTGCTTCCCCGCGTAAAATAGCGAAAATTATGGTTAAATTTTATATTAAATCCTCTGCGTCTGATGATGATTTCAAAAGAATTATGGGCGCTGGCAAGGCCTGTCCTGTGCGTGTCACAATTCAGAATTCAGTAGAAATTGAAGAAGAGTATTTGCGAGTTTAG